From the genome of Clostridium sp. BNL1100, one region includes:
- a CDS encoding DUF2589 domain-containing protein, with protein MIFDKNKEKNVNATLSDIVRGMLHSVNCSQEILDQHFNKIIEKYFNSDGTPITKSFNVDSERCVEIPLITLINPSALALKEIDLEMSLHIDQVNVKKHICSNLADILDRGSFNVSVVPSNKSNDKQSDMVDISMKFRAIEPSEGVSRFLDEFIKKISPRHCEPNKD; from the coding sequence ATGATATTTGATAAAAACAAAGAAAAGAACGTTAATGCTACTCTCTCCGACATAGTGAGAGGAATGCTGCATTCTGTCAATTGTAGTCAGGAAATTCTGGATCAACATTTTAATAAGATCATTGAGAAATATTTTAATTCAGACGGAACTCCGATAACTAAGTCATTTAATGTAGATTCTGAAAGATGCGTTGAAATACCTTTAATTACATTAATAAATCCCTCTGCACTGGCACTTAAGGAAATAGATCTGGAAATGTCTCTTCATATTGACCAGGTCAATGTTAAAAAGCATATATGCTCCAACTTGGCTGATATTCTCGACAGGGGAAGTTTTAACGTTTCTGTAGTTCCATCAAATAAGTCCAACGACAAACAATCAGATATGGTGGATATTTCAATGAAATTCAGAGCAATAGAGCCGTCAGAGGGAGTATCAAGGTTTTTGGATGAATTCATTAAAAAGATTAGTCCAAGACATTGTGAACCTAACAAAGATTAA
- a CDS encoding PucR family transcriptional regulator — MSVKLFQTLSDKYSEILGKEVGVTDDSGVVIAHSNFQMIGQQDQQAASFVLERAQQSLIDGKLYNKVILKNKIEFITFIQAADPQDSKFLELFTLNILNLKSYYDEKYDKNTFVKNIVVENILPGDILVKSKELHIDYNAMRVVYLINATSDKDVHVHEVIESLFPNKGKDFVVVIDDDNVVLVKEVKNKDDYKEVYKLARVLVDTLNSELMVKAYIGIGTIIDNLKDITKSYKEAQMSMIIGNIFSGDKNIYDYNNLGMGRLIYHIPTTLCQLFLDEVFKDNSADSLDNETMLTIQKFFENNLNVSETARQLYIHRNTLVYRLEKIKRLTGLELTSFDDAVIFKVAILVKKYLANING, encoded by the coding sequence ATGTCTGTAAAATTATTTCAGACGCTGTCTGACAAATATAGTGAAATACTCGGCAAAGAGGTTGGGGTAACAGACGACAGTGGTGTTGTTATAGCCCATTCGAACTTTCAGATGATAGGACAACAAGACCAGCAAGCTGCTTCTTTTGTACTGGAAAGGGCACAACAATCGCTTATAGACGGGAAATTATATAATAAGGTTATCTTGAAGAATAAGATAGAGTTTATTACATTTATACAGGCGGCTGATCCGCAGGATTCAAAATTTCTTGAATTATTTACTTTAAATATACTTAACCTTAAAAGCTATTATGATGAAAAGTATGATAAAAATACTTTTGTCAAAAATATTGTAGTTGAAAATATCTTACCCGGTGACATTCTTGTAAAGTCAAAAGAACTTCATATTGATTATAATGCAATGAGAGTTGTATATCTGATAAATGCCACCAGTGACAAGGATGTTCATGTCCATGAGGTTATAGAAAGTCTTTTCCCGAATAAAGGAAAGGACTTCGTTGTGGTTATTGACGATGACAACGTAGTTCTTGTAAAAGAGGTCAAGAATAAGGATGACTACAAGGAAGTATATAAACTCGCAAGAGTGCTTGTAGATACACTTAATTCCGAACTTATGGTAAAAGCCTATATAGGAATAGGTACTATTATAGATAACCTTAAAGATATTACAAAATCTTATAAAGAAGCACAGATGTCCATGATAATCGGAAATATATTCAGTGGAGATAAAAATATATATGATTATAATAATTTGGGTATGGGACGTCTGATATATCATATTCCAACCACCTTGTGCCAGCTTTTCCTTGACGAGGTTTTCAAGGACAACTCTGCAGATTCTCTGGACAATGAGACAATGCTGACAATACAGAAATTCTTTGAGAATAATTTGAATGTCAGCGAAACTGCAAGACAGCTCTATATTCACAGAAATACTCTTGTATATAGACTGGAAAAAATTAAGAGACTCACAGGCCTTGAACTTACAAGCTTTGATGATGCAGTAATATTTAAAGTTGCAATACTTGTCAAAAAGTATCTGGCTAACATTAATGGTTAG
- the ftsE gene encoding cell division ATP-binding protein FtsE has protein sequence MVEFIDVYKKYPNGTVALKGINLKINKGDFAFIIGSSGSGKSTLLKLLMKEESVTQGEVIVNGYQLSKLHTRQVPYLRRGIGMVFQDFRLLPNKTVYENIAFAMEITECLPREIRRQVPMSLALVGLSRKANAYPHQLSGGEQQRVAIARSLVNNPALLIADEPTGNLDPENSWEIVKLLTEVNQRGTTVVVATHERSIVDAMKKRVIAIEKGKIIRDQQKGLYVDEDTEFKIYS, from the coding sequence GTGGTAGAATTTATTGACGTGTATAAAAAATACCCGAACGGTACTGTAGCATTAAAAGGAATTAACCTTAAAATAAATAAGGGGGATTTTGCTTTTATAATCGGCTCCAGCGGTTCAGGTAAATCTACTTTACTTAAACTTTTAATGAAGGAAGAATCCGTAACTCAGGGCGAGGTCATTGTAAACGGGTACCAGCTCTCAAAACTGCATACACGACAGGTGCCATATTTGCGCCGGGGTATAGGTATGGTGTTTCAGGATTTCAGACTTCTGCCCAACAAAACTGTATATGAAAATATTGCATTTGCAATGGAAATAACAGAGTGTCTCCCTCGTGAAATACGCAGACAGGTACCTATGTCCCTTGCACTTGTGGGTTTGAGCCGAAAAGCGAATGCATACCCTCACCAGTTGTCTGGTGGAGAGCAGCAGCGAGTGGCTATTGCAAGGTCTTTGGTAAATAATCCTGCCCTGCTTATTGCGGACGAACCTACAGGAAATCTTGACCCTGAAAATTCATGGGAGATTGTAAAGCTTCTGACGGAGGTAAATCAGAGAGGAACTACTGTTGTGGTAGCTACTCATGAAAGAAGCATAGTCGATGCAATGAAGAAAAGGGTAATAGCCATTGAGAAAGGCAAGATAATAAGGGATCAGCAGAAAGGGCTTTACGTGGATGAAGATACGGAGTTTAAAATATATTCTTAA
- the ugpC gene encoding sn-glycerol-3-phosphate ABC transporter ATP-binding protein UgpC: MASLKLKNIYKRYAGGVTAVNDFNLDIEHNEFLVLVGPSGCGKTTTLRMIAGLEEISEGELYIGDKLVNDVAPKDRDIAMVFQNYALYPHMTVFDNMAFGLKLRKTPKEEIKKRVQEAAKILDIEHLLDRKPKALSGGQRQRVALGRAIVREPKVFLMDEPLSNLDAKLRVQMRTEIGRLHNRLNTTFIYVTHDQTEAMTMGTRIVVMKDGYIQQVDSPTALYDRPCNIFVGGFIGSPQMNFMNAVLTKRGNDLHLVFGKNDIKIPEGKAKKLEGTDYIGKEVVVGVRPEHLHDEAMYIESMPDSMVEAKVDLVEMLGAETYLYMIIEGATGTVTARVNARTKTQSGDVIKVAIDANKLHIFDKETERTIIN; this comes from the coding sequence ATGGCTAGTTTAAAGCTAAAGAATATTTACAAAAGATATGCAGGTGGGGTTACTGCTGTTAATGATTTTAATCTTGATATCGAACACAATGAATTCCTTGTTCTGGTTGGTCCTTCAGGATGTGGTAAGACTACTACACTTAGAATGATAGCTGGTTTGGAAGAAATTTCAGAAGGCGAATTGTACATTGGTGATAAATTAGTAAACGATGTTGCTCCAAAGGATAGAGATATAGCGATGGTTTTCCAGAACTATGCATTGTATCCTCACATGACAGTATTTGATAACATGGCTTTTGGTTTAAAATTGAGAAAGACTCCAAAGGAAGAAATAAAGAAGCGTGTTCAGGAAGCAGCAAAAATCCTCGATATCGAACATTTGCTTGACAGAAAGCCAAAGGCTTTATCAGGTGGTCAGAGACAGAGAGTTGCGTTAGGACGTGCTATCGTTCGTGAACCTAAAGTATTCTTAATGGACGAACCTCTCTCAAACTTGGATGCTAAGCTCAGAGTTCAGATGAGAACTGAGATAGGAAGACTACACAACAGACTTAACACAACATTTATATATGTAACACATGACCAGACAGAAGCTATGACAATGGGTACAAGAATCGTTGTTATGAAGGATGGATACATCCAACAGGTTGATTCACCAACAGCTCTGTATGACAGACCATGCAACATATTCGTTGGAGGTTTCATAGGAAGCCCTCAAATGAACTTTATGAATGCTGTTCTTACTAAGAGAGGAAATGACTTACATCTCGTATTCGGTAAGAATGATATTAAGATTCCTGAAGGTAAGGCTAAGAAATTGGAAGGAACTGATTACATCGGTAAGGAAGTTGTTGTTGGTGTTAGACCTGAACATCTTCATGATGAGGCAATGTACATTGAATCAATGCCAGACAGTATGGTAGAAGCTAAAGTTGACTTGGTTGAAATGCTGGGTGCTGAAACTTATCTCTATATGATAATTGAAGGTGCAACTGGAACTGTTACTGCAAGAGTTAATGCTAGAACAAAGACTCAGTCTGGTGATGTTATTAAGGTTGCAATAGACGCTAACAAGCTTCATATATTTGACAAGGAAACTGAGCGTACAATTATTAACTAA
- the argC gene encoding N-acetyl-gamma-glutamyl-phosphate reductase yields the protein MKYKIYVDGSEGTTGLKINERLEKRNDIEILRIDPDKRKDINERKKYINSADIVFLCLPDSAAKEAVSLTENPSTKIIDASTAHRIDPDWAYGLPELSSGHREKIQNSKRVAVPGCYATGFISIVHPLVAGNILPKDYPVTCHALSGYSGGGKKLIAQYESPEGHNFESPQLYALGLSHKHIPEMTVISGLEHSPIFSPIVCSYFKGMSVCVPLYRKLLSGTPSIEKIHEYITNYYSNQKFMKVMPLGTEKEFPNSFLGATRVNDTNYLEIYVTGNEEQIMLVSVLDNLGKGSSGAAIQNMNIMLGFDEDTGL from the coding sequence ATGAAATATAAAATTTATGTAGACGGAAGTGAAGGTACTACAGGATTAAAGATAAATGAAAGATTGGAAAAAAGAAACGACATTGAAATTCTAAGGATAGACCCTGATAAACGTAAAGATATTAATGAAAGAAAAAAATACATAAATAGTGCAGATATAGTTTTTCTTTGTCTGCCGGATTCCGCTGCTAAGGAAGCAGTATCACTTACAGAAAATCCTTCTACTAAAATTATTGATGCAAGTACGGCTCACAGGATTGACCCTGACTGGGCTTATGGTTTGCCTGAATTAAGCAGTGGTCACCGTGAGAAGATACAAAATTCAAAAAGGGTTGCTGTTCCGGGCTGTTATGCAACAGGATTTATCAGTATAGTCCATCCACTTGTTGCAGGCAACATTCTTCCAAAGGATTACCCTGTAACCTGCCATGCTCTTTCCGGGTACAGCGGCGGAGGAAAAAAACTCATAGCACAGTACGAATCTCCTGAAGGACACAATTTTGAGAGTCCACAGCTTTATGCCCTAGGCCTGTCACACAAACATATTCCTGAAATGACTGTTATCAGCGGACTTGAACACTCACCTATTTTTTCTCCTATAGTATGTTCATATTTCAAGGGTATGTCGGTATGTGTGCCTTTATACAGAAAACTTCTTTCAGGAACTCCTTCTATTGAAAAGATTCATGAGTACATTACTAATTACTATAGTAATCAAAAATTTATGAAGGTCATGCCACTAGGTACGGAAAAGGAGTTTCCCAACAGTTTTCTTGGTGCTACCCGTGTCAATGATACAAACTACCTTGAAATCTATGTTACAGGAAATGAAGAACAAATCATGCTTGTATCTGTTCTGGATAATTTGGGAAAAGGTTCTTCCGGTGCCGCCATACAAAATATGAATATAATGTTGGGATTTGACGAGGATACCGGACTTTAA
- a CDS encoding GyrI-like domain-containing protein, whose amino-acid sequence MVQIEREKSFKAENVLSLRRKITQSQANEEMNKIAKYLGENNLKQTGPIITATFAVDSGLSEPLMDMEILVPIDKKITSPAEYKFKDIFHIKHAVHAKHVGTPATLHKTYNDLFTYLKENNLQQITTAYNVYIKNIESRQPADNLNIDVYIGVNPSVL is encoded by the coding sequence ATGGTACAGATTGAAAGAGAAAAAAGCTTTAAAGCAGAGAATGTTTTATCCTTACGCAGAAAAATCACGCAGTCCCAAGCAAATGAAGAGATGAATAAAATAGCCAAGTATTTAGGCGAAAATAATCTAAAGCAAACCGGTCCAATTATCACGGCTACGTTTGCCGTTGATTCGGGATTGAGTGAACCTTTAATGGACATGGAGATACTTGTTCCAATAGACAAAAAAATAACCTCACCGGCAGAATATAAATTTAAAGATATTTTTCATATCAAACATGCTGTCCATGCTAAACACGTAGGCACCCCTGCAACATTACATAAAACCTATAATGATCTTTTTACCTATTTAAAGGAAAACAACCTCCAGCAGATTACAACCGCATATAATGTTTATATTAAAAATATTGAGTCAAGGCAGCCTGCTGATAATCTGAATATAGATGTATATATCGGAGTTAACCCGTCTGTTTTATAG
- a CDS encoding MFS transporter produces MTKTYKNTLHACYLGYISQAIVNNLAPLLFIIFQNQYNISFEMIGRLILINFGTQLVVDALAVRFVDKIGYRISVVTAHFFCAAGLVGLGTLPGLLPTPYIGLVMAVVLYAIGGGLIEVLVSPIVDSIPGDAKASAMSLLHSFYCWGQVAVVLISTLFIKIAGEGFWYILPIIWAAVPAYNFFKFMGVPLVPAMPEHERVPVKRLLKSRLFLIAMLLMVCAGASELAMSQWSSLFAQKGLKVSKIMGDLLGPCLFAVLMGLVRILYGIYGHKINLKKALLASSVLCVICYTTAVFVQIPIISLLSCALCGLSVSLMWPGIFSLTSEKYPGGGTAMFGILAIFGDLGCSVGPWVAGLISDYSQKSAKLVEFGAIYGLDAQQVGLKTGIFAATVFPLLMIMGLSLFKNKNKPAIINR; encoded by the coding sequence ATGACCAAGACATATAAAAATACTCTACACGCCTGCTATCTCGGGTACATTTCACAAGCAATTGTAAATAATCTTGCACCGCTTCTTTTTATTATCTTTCAAAATCAATATAATATTTCATTCGAAATGATAGGAAGATTGATATTGATAAATTTTGGGACACAACTTGTCGTAGATGCTTTAGCGGTGAGATTTGTGGATAAGATAGGGTATAGAATATCTGTTGTAACCGCACATTTCTTTTGCGCTGCAGGGCTAGTAGGTCTTGGTACATTGCCGGGATTATTGCCAACGCCATATATCGGTCTGGTCATGGCTGTAGTGCTGTATGCAATAGGCGGGGGCTTGATTGAGGTGTTGGTTAGTCCCATTGTAGATTCTATTCCCGGTGATGCAAAGGCTTCTGCTATGAGCCTCCTCCATTCTTTTTACTGCTGGGGACAGGTTGCTGTAGTATTAATATCTACATTATTTATTAAAATAGCCGGGGAAGGATTCTGGTATATATTGCCCATAATCTGGGCGGCTGTTCCTGCATACAACTTTTTCAAATTTATGGGAGTACCACTGGTTCCTGCCATGCCTGAGCACGAAAGGGTTCCGGTAAAACGGCTGCTGAAGTCAAGGCTCTTTTTGATTGCCATGTTACTTATGGTATGTGCAGGTGCCTCTGAATTGGCGATGTCCCAATGGTCATCACTATTTGCTCAAAAAGGTCTAAAGGTGTCAAAAATTATGGGAGATTTGCTGGGGCCGTGTTTGTTTGCAGTTTTAATGGGACTGGTGAGGATTCTCTATGGTATATATGGACATAAGATTAACCTTAAAAAGGCTTTGTTGGCAAGTAGTGTCTTGTGCGTAATCTGCTATACAACTGCTGTTTTTGTACAGATACCGATTATATCTTTGCTTAGCTGTGCATTGTGTGGTTTGTCAGTGAGTCTCATGTGGCCGGGCATTTTCAGCCTTACTTCTGAAAAATATCCCGGTGGAGGTACCGCAATGTTTGGGATACTTGCAATCTTTGGGGATCTGGGCTGTTCTGTGGGACCATGGGTTGCCGGACTAATATCGGACTATTCCCAAAAATCAGCTAAACTTGTTGAGTTTGGAGCTATTTATGGATTGGATGCTCAACAAGTCGGTTTAAAGACAGGGATATTTGCTGCAACTGTATTTCCGCTTTTAATGATTATGGGACTAAGCTTATTTAAGAATAAGAATAAGCCTGCAATTATCAACAGATAG
- the carA gene encoding glutamine-hydrolyzing carbamoyl-phosphate synthase small subunit, with product MKAVLLLEDGTYFSGEGFGKSGETAGEIVFNTCMTGYQEITTDPSYNGQIVTMTYPLVGNYGFNSIDNESYKPHVQGFIVKELCSTPSNWRNDMDPDQYFAKHNIVGIKSIDTRALTQHIRKHGSMYGIISTECGNLDTLRKNLENYKSVPRNLVMEVTSKTPTHLPGSGKKVVLLDFGVKSNIIRSLESRDCDIHILPAFSTFDEIMELNPDGILLSNGPGDPRDLTVAKKTVQKLLGIKPIMGICLGHQLLGLSLGCNVKKLKFGHHGGNHPVKDYITGRCYITSQNHNYAIDSSSNDDIVITHRNVNDDTIEGFRHKTLPLISVQYHPEAAPGPQDSAYIFDDFVKML from the coding sequence ATGAAAGCAGTTCTATTACTTGAAGACGGTACATATTTCTCAGGAGAAGGTTTTGGAAAAAGCGGAGAAACAGCCGGAGAAATTGTTTTTAATACTTGTATGACAGGGTATCAGGAAATAACTACTGACCCTTCCTATAACGGGCAGATTGTAACCATGACATACCCCCTTGTCGGGAACTACGGATTCAATTCTATCGACAATGAATCCTACAAGCCTCATGTTCAGGGCTTTATAGTTAAGGAACTTTGCTCTACTCCCAGCAACTGGAGAAATGATATGGACCCGGATCAATATTTTGCAAAACACAATATTGTAGGTATTAAAAGTATTGATACCAGAGCGTTAACCCAGCATATACGTAAGCATGGGAGCATGTACGGAATCATATCTACAGAATGTGGGAATCTGGATACCCTACGCAAAAACCTTGAAAACTATAAAAGTGTCCCAAGAAACCTTGTAATGGAGGTTACGTCAAAAACTCCGACTCATCTTCCCGGCTCTGGTAAAAAGGTGGTACTACTGGATTTCGGTGTAAAAAGCAACATAATACGTTCTCTTGAAAGCAGAGACTGCGATATACACATTCTCCCTGCTTTCAGTACCTTTGATGAGATTATGGAATTAAATCCTGACGGTATTCTTCTTTCCAACGGACCCGGTGACCCAAGGGATTTAACTGTTGCTAAAAAAACAGTTCAAAAGCTTCTGGGAATAAAACCAATCATGGGAATTTGCCTTGGACATCAACTTTTGGGACTCTCATTGGGATGCAATGTTAAAAAACTCAAATTTGGCCACCACGGCGGCAACCATCCTGTTAAGGATTACATTACAGGAAGATGTTATATTACTTCTCAGAATCACAATTATGCAATAGACAGCAGTTCCAACGATGATATCGTAATAACACACAGGAATGTAAATGATGATACAATTGAAGGCTTCAGACACAAAACGCTTCCATTGATAAGCGTACAGTACCATCCTGAAGCAGCACCGGGTCCACAGGATTCCGCATACATTTTTGATGACTTTGTAAAAATGCTTTAG
- the argB gene encoding acetylglutamate kinase — MNYDNLIKKAEILIEALPYIQKLYGKTVVIKYGGNAMINDELKNSVMEDITLLKYIGMNPVLVHGGGPDINKALQNYNVKSEFVNGLRVTDAQTIEVAQMVLVGKTNKQIVSMLNHKGGKAIGLCGIDGKLIECEQYKTEIDGELKDIGYVGTITKINSKVLELISKDEYIPVVAPIGVGPDGESYNINADTVAGEIAAALKAEKLMLLTDVEGVKPSKDSESIIPALTIDEVYDLIDKKVIAGGMIPKVLGCVEALEKGVGRTHIIDGRIPHCILLEIFTYKGIGTMIMKDKHLYHENEALY; from the coding sequence ATGAATTATGATAATTTGATTAAGAAAGCAGAAATATTAATTGAAGCACTTCCTTACATACAGAAACTTTATGGTAAAACCGTTGTAATAAAATACGGCGGCAATGCAATGATTAATGATGAACTTAAAAATTCGGTAATGGAAGATATTACGCTTTTAAAATATATCGGAATGAACCCTGTGTTGGTACACGGTGGCGGGCCCGACATAAACAAGGCACTTCAGAATTACAACGTAAAGAGTGAGTTTGTAAACGGTTTAAGAGTTACGGACGCACAGACTATAGAAGTTGCTCAGATGGTTCTGGTTGGAAAAACCAACAAGCAGATTGTATCAATGCTCAACCACAAAGGCGGAAAAGCCATAGGCTTGTGTGGTATCGACGGAAAGCTCATTGAATGTGAACAGTATAAAACGGAAATCGACGGAGAGCTAAAGGACATAGGATATGTCGGAACAATTACAAAAATTAATTCAAAGGTTCTTGAGCTTATCTCAAAAGATGAATACATACCGGTTGTAGCTCCAATAGGTGTGGGCCCCGACGGTGAGAGCTACAATATAAACGCAGATACCGTAGCAGGTGAAATTGCGGCTGCACTGAAAGCGGAAAAGCTCATGCTTCTCACAGATGTAGAAGGTGTCAAGCCTTCAAAGGACAGCGAATCAATAATTCCCGCCCTTACTATTGACGAGGTTTATGACCTTATTGATAAAAAGGTAATTGCCGGAGGTATGATACCAAAAGTTTTAGGTTGTGTTGAAGCACTTGAAAAGGGCGTTGGCAGAACACACATAATTGACGGACGTATTCCCCACTGTATTCTTCTTGAAATTTTCACTTACAAGGGAATCGGTACAATGATTATGAAAGATAAGCATCTTTACCACGAAAACGAGGCTTTGTATTAA
- a CDS encoding DUF2589 domain-containing protein, which translates to MAIGDNFKDLPMAELIGAPLQAVCQSQVQLASASWQFMQTIAFQEDGTPRLLNFELERPVESEAGIVVNKVNVQAPFIGLVPIPSLLIDNVTIDFQMEVTDVVSSKDTSQSEGSIDASYKSFWGLSVQIHGKVSSSRENTRSTNQTAKYQVHVGASQQPPTEGLSKLMDIMASCTAPLSVTKGS; encoded by the coding sequence ATGGCTATAGGAGATAATTTCAAAGATTTGCCAATGGCGGAATTGATAGGTGCTCCTCTTCAGGCAGTTTGCCAGTCACAGGTTCAGCTTGCATCAGCATCCTGGCAGTTTATGCAAACCATAGCCTTTCAAGAAGACGGCACACCAAGGTTATTAAATTTCGAACTGGAACGTCCTGTTGAGAGCGAAGCCGGAATAGTGGTAAATAAGGTAAATGTACAGGCACCCTTTATCGGTCTTGTACCCATTCCGTCACTTCTAATCGATAATGTTACAATCGATTTCCAAATGGAAGTTACTGATGTAGTATCCAGCAAGGACACCTCCCAAAGCGAAGGTAGTATAGATGCCAGTTATAAGAGTTTCTGGGGGCTTTCCGTACAAATACACGGCAAAGTATCATCCAGTAGAGAGAATACCAGAAGTACCAATCAAACTGCAAAATATCAAGTTCATGTTGGAGCAAGTCAGCAGCCTCCTACGGAAGGTTTAAGCAAGCTTATGGATATCATGGCAAGCTGTACAGCACCACTTTCCGTCACAAAAGGTTCATAA
- a CDS encoding aspartate aminotransferase family protein produces MGFEKIQEYDDKYYMNTFGKRIPVAFKRGKGIHLWSTEGEKYTDFFSGIAVNSIGYGHPIFTEMVSEQLNNLVHCSNLYYIEPQAQLAKELVENSCADKIFFANSGAEANEGAIKLARIYFKKQGMPEKYEIITLNKSFHGRTITTLSATGQEKYAKPFEPLTQGFKKVPQNDIAALEAAITENTCAIMLEPIQGESGVYPCDCEYMKKVRNLCNDKNLLLIFDEVQTGMGRTGKLFGYQNFDIEPDIFTLAKALGGGIPIAAVCAKESVAEAFAPGDHGSTFGGNPLACTAGLAVMKIMKDEKLPENAEKIGSYIKSELEKMASASYPIISEVRAAGLMIGIELNKAIAPNVKNKMFEKKYLIANIGQNILRILPPLIITQEDADDFIKTLKESLEELN; encoded by the coding sequence ATGGGTTTTGAAAAAATACAGGAATATGATGATAAATATTACATGAATACATTTGGTAAAAGGATACCTGTTGCCTTTAAAAGAGGTAAGGGTATACACTTATGGAGTACAGAAGGAGAAAAGTACACAGACTTTTTCTCAGGAATTGCAGTGAATTCCATAGGTTACGGCCATCCGATTTTTACTGAAATGGTCAGTGAGCAGTTGAATAATCTTGTACACTGTTCGAATCTTTACTACATAGAGCCACAGGCTCAGCTTGCTAAAGAGCTGGTAGAAAACTCCTGTGCAGATAAGATATTTTTTGCCAACAGCGGCGCTGAAGCCAACGAAGGTGCAATCAAGCTTGCAAGAATTTACTTTAAAAAACAAGGTATGCCGGAAAAATACGAGATTATAACCCTTAATAAGTCCTTTCATGGAAGAACCATAACAACTCTTAGCGCTACAGGTCAGGAAAAGTATGCAAAGCCCTTTGAGCCACTTACACAAGGTTTTAAAAAAGTTCCTCAAAACGATATAGCTGCTTTGGAAGCTGCCATTACTGAAAATACGTGTGCAATTATGTTGGAACCCATTCAAGGAGAAAGCGGAGTTTACCCGTGTGATTGCGAGTATATGAAAAAAGTCAGGAATTTGTGCAATGACAAAAACCTGCTGCTTATATTCGATGAAGTTCAGACCGGCATGGGAAGAACCGGCAAACTCTTCGGATACCAAAACTTTGACATCGAGCCTGATATATTTACTCTTGCAAAGGCTTTGGGAGGAGGAATTCCTATAGCTGCGGTATGTGCTAAAGAATCGGTTGCAGAGGCATTTGCCCCCGGCGACCACGGTTCAACTTTCGGAGGAAATCCTTTAGCCTGCACAGCGGGTCTTGCAGTTATGAAAATAATGAAGGACGAGAAGCTTCCTGAAAATGCTGAGAAAATCGGCAGCTACATTAAGAGCGAACTGGAAAAAATGGCATCCGCTTCCTACCCCATAATTTCTGAAGTGAGGGCGGCAGGCCTTATGATTGGCATAGAGCTTAACAAGGCTATCGCTCCTAATGTCAAAAACAAAATGTTTGAAAAGAAATACCTTATTGCCAATATAGGTCAAAATATTTTGAGAATACTTCCGCCTCTTATTATTACGCAGGAAGACGCAGATGATTTTATTAAAACATTAAAAGAATCATTGGAAGAATTAAATTAA